Within Anopheles nili chromosome 3, idAnoNiliSN_F5_01, whole genome shotgun sequence, the genomic segment TCGCTGCATCAAACTGGACACCGTTGTACTTACGCTTGCTCGGCATTTTTGAGCAAGTGGGCACGTGCAGCTGGGTGACAGCAagcggataaaaaaaagaattatcTGTGGATGGGCATTTTAATGGCCAAACCGAGCGCTGCATTGGATGCCAAAGGGAATCAAGCATCAATTACGCCTACCATAAAATCGCTTCACAAAGTCCGTGCCCGATGGGAGCTTTTGATCGCTTGCTCTTCATCATGCATGGAAAGGTGCGCTGATGCGCTCACGGAGCCATGTGGGGGGGTGATTTTCATCCCCCCGGGGCCATTCTAAGGGATGATAATTTCTTGAGTGAAATATTCCATAAATTTGCATTAACTTTGATGATGCCCCCGGAATGGAGCGAAACTTTTTGCGGATTGTTCGTGCTGATATCGGGTGAGCCAGCTAAGGTACACAccgacaaaaacacacacatacccactCAAAGCAGTGGCTCACGGTGCCGGCGCCATTGAGGTATGAAAGTTGTTTTCCCGTGCCTTGGAAATGATAAACATCCCCGCAGGCAGGCTAGACGGGCTGGATGGTCCCGACGAAGGCCGGTAGCGTGGTGAATGTGCTTGTAAAATCTTCACGAACTCAAAGTTGAACCAACTTGCCGGTAGTTTGTGCTGCTTGTGGTGGAAAGAAGGTCTCGGTGGTACGTTTTTTGAAGCGTATTTTACCGGTGAAGTTCGTACGGTGCACGACGCGAGGTGAAAACCAAAGAGATAATACGATTTTGTGATAATtgacaaaacgaaaaatatcaTAATGCAAAAGTCAACACGTCAAGTTCTGTAATTGAGCTGACAGTGCTCTAGAGAAGAGTTCATAATTTTACTATCAAAACTGGTGACTACTTTTGAGCACCCAAGCTTTTGCCAAAAGTTCGCGGAGGTGGTCGAAAGACGAACTTCGCTACACAGGAGTATCCTGACCCTTTATCAGCCGGAAGGAATTCACGGAATTCTGCCTCAGTTGGCAACCTCGTTATGGATGGCTTCGTTGGACATTCTTCCAGTCACTTCACGTGGAAAAGGCAACGGATGCGTGACGGAAATGAGCTCGGTaaaccgaaagcgaaacgataCGAAAACGGATCGTTTTGGGTTCGCCGTTCGCCGGTCGGTTtggctgttttctttttcgggtGGCATTTTAGTGAACTTTTCGCTTATCTTCTTCGCTCTTGCTGGCCGTGGTTGTCGGACACATGTCGCTCGGCGAGTCCGTTGCCAGTTCGGGGCATAAATCATTGAGCTGCATATATCGTGCTGCTGACCACTGTgacatatataaatacatttcGTTCGTGCTGCGGAGCAAGCGTTGCCATGTCAACTGGTTCGAGCTGTGCTGGCTGTCattgggttttatttatttacaaactATTCTGGACGGACACTGTTTGTTTCAGCAGGTTTCCCAATCATCatgcttgctttcttttacaaTAGCTCTATATTTAAGCtgtaatatttcattttcacggTCCATTGGTATATCTGTCCGTACAAACAGTTCAACTATTTGTCCGTACTAACAAATATAATAAATGCAAAATCGTATCCGAATAATATTGGTagcaaaatataaacaatGACAGCTTTGAATTCGAAGCCTTTTTTAAACATTGTAACGCAATTGGAAATTGataaaatcgttaaaaatacataaaagTGCTCTATTGAATTTTCGTCCTCCTAGTCACATATCCACACGCGCCCGAATGTATGCAATTATGTGCACATGCGACGGAATGCAGCTGCATGCATTCACTGATACTGTAGCTCTTCGgagtatgcgtgtgtgttcacAGATTTAAGCTGTACTAGCGCGACGTGACTCCCCTACACatgggaaattaaaaatcGACTCGCTCGATCGACGACCGGCGCATCATCAACAGTAAATCAAACGTAATCGAAGCCAAAGGTGCCCGAACGCTAACGCTATCTCGCTTTCCTTACGCTTTCTCTTCCCGTAGACGAGCGCACACGCAACCAGAGCAGTCGACTGAGTGCATCAGCTGCAGGTGCATCGTCCATCTGGTGCATCCGCCACCTCGGGGTTCTCGTgtgattaaatttattcaaagcGTCTCGTTCAACCCCCTCCCAGCACACGGCGTTTGATTTCCTCGTTGGGgtaagcaagaaaaaaaaagcaccgaagAAGCACAACGAATTCAGAATCATTTACCCCGGCCGCACAACCGATACGGTTCCGGGTGAGTGTGGATGAccgatttgcataaatttgaatGTTCTTGCGGTACGTGTCTCGCGTGGTCTCGTTTTCAGGACGATGGCGCAGCAACTCGGAGCTGTTGGATGGCTTTcccttttgctgttgctggctgCAACGAGTCAAGAAACTGGTGCGACTCCAAACGATGGCACCACCGACGCCGATTGGTGGCAACGGACGGTGTTCTACCAAATCTATCCGCGCTCGTTCATGGACTCCGACGGTGATGGTGTGGGCGATTTGCGAGGCATAACGACCCGTTTGGCACACCTCAAGGACGCTGGTATCGGAGCGACCTGGCTATCGCCCATCTTCCGGTCACCGATGGTCGATTTCGGGTACGACATCGCCGATTACACCGCCATCCAGCCCGAGTACGGTACGATGGCTGACTTCGAAGCACTGGTGGCCGAAGCAACCCGGCTCGGTATCAAAATCGTGCTGGATTTCGTGCCCAACCACACAAGCGACCAGTGCGAATGGTTCCAGCGGTCAGTTGCTCGCGAGGAACCGTACACCGAGTACTACGTGTGGCACGATGGCCGCGAGGATCCATCCAACCCCAACGGGACGCGCCTACCACCGAATAATTGGGTAATTTAACCAGCAGAATCCCGGGTGGGGCTTTTTCTCCACTAATCGAGAGCTTTTTCTTCCGCGCCACAGCAATCGGTGTTTTACGGGTCAGCGTGGACGTTCCATCCGGTACGTGGTCAGTACTATCTGCACCAGTTCACCGCCCAGCAGCCGGATCTGAACTTTCGCAACCCAGCCGTGGCGGAAGAAATGCGCACCGTGCTGCGGTTTTGGTTGGGCAAAGGAGTGACCGGTTTCCGGATTGACGCCGTGAATCATCTATTCGAGGTGGATGGCTTCCCGGACGAACCGGAAACGGGCACCGATCGGGATCCGCTTTCGTACGGCTTCACGCACCACATCTACACGAAGGATCTGGTATGTGTGGGTCAACCCGACCAAGGAATTTGTGCTGCCAGAATGCCTTCTAACCCGCACCCGATCCGGTGTGTCCGATTTCAGCTCGAAGACTACGACATGGTGTACCAGTGGAGGCGCTTGCTGGATGATTGGACACACGAACATGGTGGTGCCAGCCGCATCATTATGACGGAAGCGTACGCTAACATCACCTTCACGATGCGGTACTATCGATCTGGGGAGGATTTGAGCTCACGGCCCGGCTCACACATGCCATTCAACTTTCTGCTTATCACCGACCTGAACCGGGACTCCACGGCGCAAGACTTTGTGTTCACGATCAACAAATGGCTCACGTACATGCCACGAGGTGCCACGGCTAACTGGGTCCTCGGGAACCACGATCAATCACGAGTTGGTACACGGTACGGTGCGGAACGGATCGATGCCATTCACACGCTGTTGCTTACGTTGCCTGGAATCGCGGTCACGTACTACGGTGAGGAGATCGGTATGCTGGACAACCCGGATGCGATCAGCGATCAGGGTGATGCCGTGAGTGGTGGCCAATCGGATGCGTTTATCGTGTTTTCGCGCGATCCTGAAAGGACTCCGTTTCAGTGGGATGCGACGGTTAATGCGGGTTTTTCGAGCGGTCCGTCCACGTGGTTGCCAGTGCACCCGAACTACCGGGAGTTGAATCTGGCCGCTCAGAAAAGCGCCGAAAGGAGCCACTTCAAAACGTACCAGGCGTTGGTGAAGCTGCGTGGCCACGAAACGCTGTGCAAGGGTTCGATTCAGCTTGTTCCGTATTCGAACAGCATTGTGACGTATCTACGTGAGCTTCAGGACAGTGACACGTTCGTGGTGGTGATCAACCTGGCTGGCATCGACTGTACGGTTGATTTAGTGTCCGTGTTTCCGAGACTTCCGGCGGAACTGACGATCGCATCGagcgcttccggttccggttatCGCGTAGGGTTGGTATCAAACGAAGCACCAAAGCTGTAATGCTGAAGGTTTAATAatctaccttttttttttcttttacgtttTGTTTGTCGTTTAAAGGGACGTCGTCCAATCAGACCGGCTGATCGTGACTGGATACGATGGGCTGGTGCTGCAAGGCGTGCCATTGACGACGAGGTAAACCGTAGATTAGCGACGCCGGTAGAAAGAACGGCCACGTTTTGAACGGGCTCGTTGATTACAATTTCCCTCGTCGCAGTAGGCGAGGTGTTGGCGTTGTTGGCGCGACCGAGGTGTAGCTAAACGAGGCGTATGATTAGATTTAACCGTCACGttctaattaaatttccaaaaCCCCGCTCGGATCTCGGGCCCGGAGTAGACGCGAGGATTTGGCCCGGACGCGATGCCGAGGTGCCTTCCACGAaatcaaaaaaccaaaaccccaaACGGTACATTCCGGCTCATAAAATGCGCCCCGAAACAATGCGGCACAAAATTATGTAGCAGAAATTGTTCGCTCTCCCACTCCGGCGCGGCATTGTGGAATTAAAAAAGTTTACTCCCACCCAAAGCACGCCCGGTTCCCGAGGTTCCTTTGAGCTATGGctctggtgggttttgtgggaggtggccgggaaaacatggtatgaaattgaatttaaaattatgaacCAATGTTTTGTTAaccttcggtgggtggtgagagAGAATGTGAACGAACGAGAGaccgagaaagagagagagagcgagcgagttaCGGAGTTTTTTGATGCAATAAATGTACTAAATTCCATTAGTAAATTAAATGTTGATTGCACCGGAGCCGGATGTTATGTTCCGGAAGTGTggcgagtgtgttttttcttttcgagatTTACATGTCGTACACTGAGCAGAGTAAAATGTCACTTGCGAGCAGATGCAAACTAATGTGCAGCAATGTACACGATTAATTCGTTAAAAATGCAGCTGCATTaaatgcgaggaaaatgaCATACAAAATATCCCGTTTTAAACGTTGTAGCTCATCGCTCTTTCAGGCTGCTCTAGATCGATGACTTTAAAATGCCTGCTCTGtctctttttcgttttctctctttctccctgtTGTTGCACCGTAGCACATGCTCGTTTGCCTAATCGAATATTCTGCTTCATTAATCTCACTCAAGAAAATtaatgatgaaattaattgaaCCGCTCCGTTCTACAGCTGCTGTATCCTGGTTGTACACGTCCCCGGTATCTCGATCCATGAACGCTTGCCATGGCCATTGTTGTAACCGACGGAAGTAAAGCCGACACACCGAGGCgagagggatggaaaaaaaaagtatgaagCCTGACattttcattactttttgCTTTGTTCCACTTGTCGCGAAGATGAGATCGCGTCTGGTCTCGTCTTCCTACGCGCGACCCCTCAAGGAAGAATTGTACCATTTGTTTCTTCCCTATCGGACTCCCAGTAAAATGAGATACACGCTGAGATGGTGCTGATGGGTTTCCAGTGGAACGTGTTTTGTCTGCTTCAATTTGCCTATTGCAATGTCGCGCATTCCACGAAACAGGACACCACCGGACGGGATCATCCGCTCGGTCATCCACCTGAGCCCGGGTCATGgtgttgtttaattaaaaaatgaagccTGTACATTTTCTCCGTTGCTCTATTGGTGACAATGGCGTCCGGGAGAGCGACCCTGCTAGGCGTTTGCCGTTGACACCACCGTTAAAAGGGATCCGTTCAAgtggggtttcctttttcaagATCACGAAACGGGATTCATTTACACCTCACTCGTGTCTCGGTCTCGGGCATACCAGCTCCACTAATCATTTCGGTGATGCACACGTGCTCGCTTTAATTCCgtccctatctctctctctttcaatttttcttttgcagcacAACACCAGACCCAACCACCCGCACGACActggatgtcctttggcagGCGACGAAGGACGCCGCCGTAATTGCGTCCATCATAATTGCACTCGGCACCGGCTACTACCGGCTTCATCCAGCTCAGCCCCTCGGCAAGTGGGCTGgtagtttgaaaaaataataccatcTCTTCAGTCGGACTTCCACTCCGTGAATGGCCAAACAAGGGGACACTCGCGCCAATGTCGGATGGGAGCTTGTCatggtgttattttgtttttgttcttgccttttttctcgcttacaTCCGGACGGAGAAAACGCTGACACACAAGGTCCTTGCAAGTCAAATAATCATTATTGCTCATTtctttgtgctgctgctgtacggTCGTTGTGGgaaggtggaaataaaaagcaaataaaaataggagcaaaaaaaaaaaagcaacaacccCTGGTGGGTTGGTTGTAGTGAGTGTTTGCATGTTTTGTTAACGTTTGCGATTAggcttatgtttttttttcttgctatcTCTCGCGTATTTGCGTGTAATGAGTGTTTGTGGTTCATTTTATCGTAATTTACTCGAGTGGGCGCTTCCACCGCCGCCCATGCCAATAATGGTGAAGTAATTGCGAGCGAAACAACGCGTGGCGGTGCCGGTTAAGTTCTTTTCCCTGCACGACGCGGCTCATCGAAGAAAAACGTTTCCGTTCCCAAGATAAGCGCCCACCCCCTGGGGAGGGCGGAAGCACAAAACCTTTATTGCATTATCGACAACAATCCCCAATTAATCAGCGCGCTGTCAGTGTAATCCTGCCAAACATCAATGGCTTTCCGTTTGCTGTTTCGCAGATAAACGTCTTTCGGTGGGGTGGTGATTTTGATAACACAACGACCCTCGCGAAAGTTCGCCATTCGCTCAGTGTGGATTGCGTAATTCTTCCTTCGGCTTGTGATAACCAATCATCGTCCTGTGATTGATAGGAGCGAGCAATGCGCGAGATGGAATGAAACAAGTGAACAATTGGAAGATAAAATTCCTTCAGATGCTGACCGATAAGGCACGTGTCGACGGAATGAGTCATTTTGACACGCAATACAAGCAATTTCGttcttcaaacaaaaaaaaactcagtTCAGAGATTACACCGATAAAGACGAGTAACCTGTAACCTGCCCATTTACATTTGCCATTTCGCTAAACATGCCCGTAAGAGCTAAATGTGACGCGTAGCAAGATATCTGTCCGCCAATATTAATCCCCCATCAGTTAAATGTCACTGGAATCGTTTTGCGTTTCGGAACGAACCCGGAGTTACGCCGGCCGTTATTAGACGTGTACCTGTCAAAACATATCCAGCTCGCCCGGTGATATCCGATTGGTACCGATAAGCTTTCACTTTTTCCACGTAGTTGCGCCTATAAATAGCTCCGGAACAACACGGGACACGTTTGAGTTGCTTTGGTGCTCATAAACGCTCGTGTCCGTGTGCGATGAAGCTACTCACGTTGGTTTTGAGCGCGTTTGTGTTGCAGCTGTCCCGCATGTCCTTAAGCGCATCCTCGAAAGTGGCCCATCACCGGCTAACGGACACCGACACCCCGGATGACGACGATTGGTGGGAATCGGCCGTGTTTTATCAGCTACTTCCTCGGTCCTTTCGCGACAGTGACGGCGACGGTGATGGAGATCTGCGTGGGTTGCTGGAACGGTTCGATCACCTGATCGAGCTCGGTGTGACGGGCATTTGCCTCGGGTCGGTGTTTCGTTCGCCGATGCGTGATGGTGGACGTGATGTTTCGGATTTCCGTACCGTGGAACCGGCGTACGGTTCGATGGAGGATTTCGTGGAATTGCTTCAGCGAGCCCGGTATGCTGGGATACGCGTTGTGTTGGATGTTGTGCCGAATCATACGAGCGAGCAGCACGAGTGGTTCCAGAAGGCGGTGCGGAAAAACGAAGATTATCGTGGCTATTACATCCAGAGAGTTGGGTCTGATGCTGAAGATGGAGATGACGCGGTGCCCAACAATTGGGTAGGTTGATGTGACGTGCAAGCAAATGCGCAAAGCTAACCTTGCGGTTCCGATTCCGATGCCGACAGATGTCCACGTACCACACGTCGGCGTGGACAAAGCACGCCCGCGGGTCCGAGTATTATCTGCATCAGTTTGACGCAAGCGAACCGGAGCTGAATTACCGCAACGCGAGAGTGAAGCAGGAAATGGAGGACATCGTGCGGTTCTGGTTGGATCAGGGCGTCGATGGGTTGCGGTTTGAACGGGTCAATCATCTCTTCGAGGACGTGCAATTCCGTGACGAGCCGGCGTTGGATCCGAACGGGCCGGTGAACAGCTACGACGATTTAGATCACGTTTACACGCGCGATTTGGTGAGTTCAAGGGTCGACGTGGGCCACCATTCCACGTTCAAGTTGCCTTAAATACAAGCTTGTGGTGTCTTTTAGCTGGAAAACTATGCCCTTGCGTTTGATTGGCGAGAGCTGTTCGATGAGTACATCACGGACAACACCACTGGCAAGCGGCTAATGATCACCTCGGCGTACGGAAGCGATCTCACCAACACACTGCGTTGGTTTGGCATCGCGAACCGGAATGGAGCGCATATCGCGCAAAATTTTGGCCTTCTCGAGGTGCTTTCTAATGCGTCCCGGGCGGAGGATTATCAGCAAGCTATCGATGGGTGGCTGAACGCGATGCCACCAGCGAATGGTGTGGCCAATTGGGTGCTTGGTAGTCAGGACCAACGTCGAGTGGCTTCTCGTTTTGGGCGAGAGCGAGCTGCTGGATTAGCGATGTTGTGCTTCACTCTACCCGGGACTGTGTTCATGTACTACGTAAGTGACTGCTCAATCTGAAGGTTTCCCTCAGAAATTTTGCCAATTTATGTATCTCTGACTCCAGGGTGATGAGATTGGTATGAAAGACAACGACGAGATCACGTGGCAACAAACACAAGATCCTGCAGGCTGCAACACCAACGGatccgttttccaccaatATTCTCGTGATCCTTCGCGGACACCTTTCCAATGGGACGACACCGACAAGTGGGCTggattttctccacccaccaaTCCCCGAAAAGACCCCTGGCTTCCGATAAACACCAACTATCGTGTAGTGAATTTAGCACATGAAAAGTCATCCAATCGATCCGTGTACCATCTGTACCGGGATTTAATCCATTTGCGTCGTCAATCGGGAACGCTTCGCCACGGCACCTACCAGTCATTCGTACTCCCAAACAACGTGTTTGCGGTGTTGCGATCACGGATTAATGATCGTGCGTACGCCACCGTTTTGAATGTCAATTCAAACCCGGTAACGGTGGACCTAAGCCGAGTGCATCGGTTTGCAACCCACGCTTCGGTGGCCTTTGCATCCCCCGAAGGATCACATTCAGCCGAGGAGCTCATACAAGCGATCACCGATGTTCAGCTAGAACCGTACGAGACGATCATCTTCGAGCTAAAATCCGCTGCGCGAGTCCTGAAAGCGGCTAGTTATGAGTTGTTCATAGTGTTTGGgttcctcgcgatggccgttggCAAGCGAACCTATTTATAAGACCAATAAATTAAAGCACCTGACAGCAACGGTAGCTCTCCAGCCGAACCGAAAACCCACTGACTCACTAGTGGCTTGTTAATCGTGAAATCGGGTGGTATTTTTCCCCGTTTGCTCAACATCGAATTTATTGATCAATATCACCCCCCACGTTTATCGGCGATACGTGAGGTCGAGCGATGGGTCGCCGAATTCGTGGCATTTCGGGAGCAAATGAAAGCCAAAAAGGCAAATGAGTGACAGACGCAGCAGACAgagagggagcgaaaaaaaaaacgtgcactTTATCGCCACTATCAGCCCGTTTACTGATGGCCTTTCTCGCAGGTGCCAACCCCATTCCTGGGCGTGAATCTGCGATCTCTTCCCCCCGTATATAGGTTGTATGTTCATTGTGCGGGTTCTTTTCCCTACCGATTCACCGATGGACCCCCGGATTTCATCCACTGGCTCGTGGGAAAGCTTTCTCGATTGCATGTATCATATCTCCCACCTGGATGGCCTCGTCGGGCACGTTATCTCTCGCGTGTGGCAGAGCACGATAACGACGCAGTGGCAtataaaaacgccacccagTCGACGTCTCGCGTAAGAGTCTGTTACTTTCAGCAAACCCGCGAGGATGCGGTTTACGGTGTGTGTACTGCTGGTGGCGCTAGCGCTAGTGCTGGTGGTCAGTGGAAAATCTCCCAACCGCCAGACGGACCATATGACCGGCATGGATTGGTGGGAAGGTGGTGTGTTCTACCAAATCTACCCGCGTTCGTTTAAGGACAGCAATGGTGATGGAGTGGGCGATTTGGCCGGCATTACGGCAAAGCTCGAGCACCTGAATGAGCTCGGTGTGGATGGCGTTTGGCTTAGTCCGGTGTTTAAATCACCGATGGCTGACTTTGGGTACGACATCGCCGACTTCCGGCAGGTGGATCCGATCTTTGGCACGATGGCGGACCTGGATGCGATGGTGCTGAAGGCGAAGCAGCTCGGCATCAAGGTGATCCTTGATTTTGTGCCCAACCACACTAGCGACGAGCACGAGTGGTTCCAGAAGTCACTCAACGGTGAAGGTGACTATCGGGACTATTACGTGTGGCGAAATGGTGCTGCTGTGGGACAAACGCCTAACAATTGGGTAAGTGTCGGAATTTTGCATGTGACCTTAGATCGTCCCTAAACTTCCCTCGTAAACTCGCAAATAGCAATCCGTGTTCCATACGCCAGCCTGGACGCAACCGGCCGGTCAAACGCAGTACTATCTGCATCAGTTTGATAAGAAGCAACCGGATCTGAACTACCGCAACCCGAAGGTGAAGCAAGAGATGGAAGACATGATCCGGTTTTGGCTCGATAAGGGCGTGGATGGGTTCCGCATCGACGCGATCAACCACGTGTACGAGGATCCGGACTTCCGGGATGAGGAGCTGATTGATCCGAAGGGCGAGCTTATTTGGGAAAATCTCGACCACAAGTACACGCAGAACCTGCCCGAGTGCTACGGACTTATCTACGACTGGCGCGATCTGTTCGATCAGTACAAGGCGCGTGACAACGTGACGAGGCTTATGATGACGGAGGCGTACGCTAGCCTGGAGGAAACGATGCTGTGGTATGGAAATGGCAATCGAAAAGGTTCCCACATGCCGTTCAACTTCGCTATGATCAATCGGTTGTCGAAGGATTCGCGAGCTGCCGATTTTAAGGCGGGTATCGATGAGTGGTTGAACGCTATGCCGGCTGGAGCCCAAGCTAACTGGGTGCTAGGGAATCACGATCGACCACGAGTGGCTTCGAGATTTGGCCGTGATCGAGCGGGAAGTATGGCCGTGCTTGAGATGACTCTACCGGGTATTGCGGTGGTGTACTACGGTGAAGAGATCGGCATGGAAGACAACCGTGCCATTACGTTTGAGGAAACGCAAGACCCGCAAGCGGCCAATACGAACGCGGATGTGTATCAGGAGTTCACGCGTGATCCCGTCCGTACACCGTTCCAGTGGGATGATACGGCGTACGCTGGTTTTACGGCGGCAACGGCACAAAAAACCTGGCTCCCAGTGCACCCGAACTATCGGGATGTGAACCTGGCCGCACAGAAGGCCGCCCCCGAGAGCATGTTCAAGCTGTACCAGCGGTTGATTCGGTTGCGAAAAGAGCACGCATTCATGCATGGGGATTTCCACTCGAAAGAGCTGCTAAACAACGTGTTTGGGTACACGCGCACGTTCGAGGGTGAACCATCGTACGCGGTCGTGGTTAACCTGAACGACAATGACGTGAACGTGAACCTGCAGGAGTTGCACGAGGACGTCGATTGGGCGAAGGTGACACTAACGTCGTTGGGTGCACGCATGCAGGAAGGCACCGAAGTGAGCGAAGTGTTCCACATCGTCCTGGGACGGTACGATGCGGTCGTTTTTGAGATCGCTTCGTCGGCGAGTGCTATCGGTGCGTCGGCGATCTTGTTGCTGATCGCGTCGATCCTGCGATCCTTCTTCTAGGGTACCTCATCATCGCGTTCCGCGAAGCGTAGCGTGGTTGTAATTTATTCGCACGAGAAACCGAATCAAATGAATATAGCAATGTGTTCAAATCATAATGTGTGGCGCCTGTTGCCGACTCGAGGTTTGTTAATTTTGTGCCATGACACATGCCATCCGAAACCTGCCGATGGTCACGCGCCCAAAGACCGATAGCGGCACCGATTGGGGATCGATTTGGGCAATTGAATTGCGCTTGGGGGGGTGCAGACTGGAATTGAGCGCCAAATAATATGCATTTGTTTCACGACAAAAGGGCCGATTTGACAGCTTGACAaccggtgcgatcgatcgggttGAAGGAAGCAATAGAAACGCGCAAAGCGTTTTGAGATAAGATTAATGGTACAATCGATTTGGGAATGGAATGAGCACCGATGAGGTTGCCTTTTGGAAGGATAAGCCGCTGTTTTGCGAGTCATCGCCGGCATGGTAGAATTACAGAAATATGATTCAAAAGTCTCTTAATGTTTCAGTGATTCCCACGGTCAAGAGAGTAGCAGTCAGATTTAAATTGTGTGTACTTACGACCCTAAGAGTGTTTCATTGTAAGTGGAAAAATCTATCGCAGCGAAGTATTTCTGGTAGCTTACCTgtaacagagagagagagagagagaaatgtgATTCGGTTATTAATAATGTTAGCTCAATTACATGCCATTACTTCACGTCAAACATATTGATCGATACGATCGAATGTGCATCGATAAAAATGGCATTTAATGGTGACAATATTGGAAGTTAAAAATCACACGTGACCGCCCATCTCGAAATGAATCACCCGCAGGTTTTCTTCCACCTACTACTTCCATCTACCAACATAAACAATTGGCTCGCAATTCCGTATCGCGGTCCCATTCGCGGTCGAATCGCGTAATCGAAACCCCCCAAACGAgcgacgcgcgcgcgagataTCGCTCCTATCCGATTTGGCATCAACAATGCTCTACGACCGCTATAAATGTGTCCACAAACTGTTGGTCAACGGTGTTGACAGCACCCGTTATCATCCAGCCCACATGGAGGCGCCCAAAAAAGGATCAACGTGTGGTgccgacgacaacgacggtgACCAGCAATCGGTGGGTATCTGTTGCAAGCCTCCGTTATCGTGCTGGACGTTTGCACACTGTCTTCCTATCGCATGCGGTAATCGTAAACTGGTTAGTGCTGGCCTTGCACCGGCTATGTCCATCTCGATTTACTGCCTCAATTATGGTCTCAATTGACCGCGGAGGTGTACAATTGATGACCGAAACCTTCGCTCGGGCTGGTCAGTACGTGCGAAACCACCAACCGAGATGGGTGCGCGTTGGTATTTAACGCTTCCGTTGGTTGCTGTGACGGTACTGCTGGTTGCCGGTGTTCGAGGACAAACGACGGATCCACCCGCCGACAAGGAATGGTGGGAGACGGCCGTGTTCTATCAGATCTACCCGCGATCGTTCTACGACACCGACAATAATGGTGTGGGTGATGTGCGAGGTGTCACGGCGAAGCTGCAGTACCTCAAGGATACGGGCGTCGATGCGACGTGGTTAAGTCCGATCTTTAGCTCACCGCAGGAGGACTTTGGGTATGATGTGTCCAACTTCAAGCAGGTCGATCCGCTGTTCGGCACCAACGCTGATCTTGAGGAGCTGTTCCGGGAAGCGAACG encodes:
- the LOC128725306 gene encoding maltase 2-like — its product is MSLGESVASSGHKSDADWWQRTVFYQIYPRSFMDSDGDGVGDLRGITTRLAHLKDAGIGATWLSPIFRSPMVDFGYDIADYTAIQPEYGTMADFEALVAEATRLGIKIVLDFVPNHTSDQCEWFQRSVAREEPYTEYYVWHDGREDPSNPNGTRLPPNNWQSVFYGSAWTFHPVRGQYYLHQFTAQQPDLNFRNPAVAEEMRTVLRFWLGKGVTGFRIDAVNHLFEVDGFPDEPETGTDRDPLSYGFTHHIYTKDLLEDYDMVYQWRRLLDDWTHEHGGASRIIMTEAYANITFTMRYYRSGEDLSSRPGSHMPFNFLLITDLNRDSTAQDFVFTINKWLTYMPRGATANWVLGNHDQSRVGTRYGAERIDAIHTLLLTLPGIAVTYYGEEIGMLDNPDAISDQGDAVSGGQSDAFIVFSRDPERTPFQWDATVNAGFSSGPSTWLPVHPNYRELNLAAQKSAERSHFKTYQALVKLRGHETLCKGSIQLVPYSNSIVTYLRELQDSDTFVVVINLAGIDCTVDLVSVFPRLPAELTIASSASGSGYRVGDVVQSDRLIVTGYDGLVLQGVPLTTRPRKRERASGTTLDVLWQATKDAAVIASIIIALGTGYYRLHPAQPLGKWAGSLKK
- the LOC128725305 gene encoding alpha-glucosidase-like, which translates into the protein MRFTVCVLLVALALVLVVSGKSPNRQTDHMTGMDWWEGGVFYQIYPRSFKDSNGDGVGDLAGITAKLEHLNELGVDGVWLSPVFKSPMADFGYDIADFRQVDPIFGTMADLDAMVLKAKQLGIKVILDFVPNHTSDEHEWFQKSLNGEGDYRDYYVWRNGAAVGQTPNNWQSVFHTPAWTQPAGQTQYYLHQFDKKQPDLNYRNPKVKQEMEDMIRFWLDKGVDGFRIDAINHVYEDPDFRDEELIDPKGELIWENLDHKYTQNLPECYGLIYDWRDLFDQYKARDNVTRLMMTEAYASLEETMLWYGNGNRKGSHMPFNFAMINRLSKDSRAADFKAGIDEWLNAMPAGAQANWVLGNHDRPRVASRFGRDRAGSMAVLEMTLPGIAVVYYGEEIGMEDNRAITFEETQDPQAANTNADVYQEFTRDPVRTPFQWDDTAYAGFTAATAQKTWLPVHPNYRDVNLAAQKAAPESMFKLYQRLIRLRKEHAFMHGDFHSKELLNNVFGYTRTFEGEPSYAVVVNLNDNDVNVNLQELHEDVDWAKVTLTSLGARMQEGTEVSEVFHIVLGRYDAVVFEIASSASAIGASAILLLIASILRSFF